In Bradyrhizobium erythrophlei, a single genomic region encodes these proteins:
- a CDS encoding aspartate dehydrogenase, protein MANTSLRVAIAGLGPIGKKVAEALDQGIDGLTLAAVSAQNPEKHHNWLGSLKKKPAVLPIEKLSDAADIAIECAPAKLLRSIVAPFVEKGKTAIVLSAGALLENEDLVELARKNGGQIVVPTGALIGLDAVTAAAVGEIHSVRMVTRKPVNGLAGAPFLVENNIEIESIKEPLKIFDGTAREAAKGFPANLNVAVALSLAGIGPDRTRLEIWADPALTRNVHRVEVDSDSARFSMSIENIPSENPKTGRITALSVIALLRKQRAALRVGT, encoded by the coding sequence ATGGCAAATACATCTCTCCGGGTTGCCATCGCGGGATTGGGACCAATCGGGAAGAAAGTCGCCGAAGCGCTCGATCAGGGCATCGACGGCCTGACGCTGGCGGCGGTGTCGGCGCAAAATCCCGAAAAGCATCATAACTGGCTTGGCAGCCTGAAGAAGAAGCCTGCGGTGCTTCCGATCGAGAAACTGTCGGACGCCGCCGATATCGCCATCGAATGCGCGCCGGCAAAATTGCTGCGTTCGATCGTGGCGCCGTTCGTCGAAAAGGGAAAGACCGCAATCGTGCTGAGCGCCGGCGCACTTCTCGAAAACGAGGACCTGGTCGAACTCGCCAGGAAAAACGGCGGGCAGATCGTGGTGCCGACCGGCGCGCTGATCGGGTTAGATGCCGTGACGGCGGCTGCCGTCGGTGAAATTCATTCGGTGCGGATGGTGACGCGCAAACCGGTCAATGGACTGGCCGGTGCGCCGTTCCTCGTCGAGAACAACATCGAGATTGAATCGATCAAGGAGCCATTGAAGATTTTCGACGGCACCGCGCGGGAAGCCGCCAAGGGATTTCCGGCCAACCTGAACGTCGCGGTGGCGCTGTCGCTCGCCGGCATCGGCCCCGACCGCACGCGGCTTGAAATCTGGGCCGATCCCGCGCTGACGCGCAACGTGCACCGGGTCGAGGTCGATTCGGACTCGGCGCGGTTTTCGATGTCGATCGAGAACATTCCGTCGGAAAATCCGAAGACGGGACGCATCACGGCGTTGTCGGTGATTGCGTTGCTTCGCAAGCAACGCGCCGCGCTGCGCGTCGGAACCTGA
- a CDS encoding GTP cyclohydrolase II: MTRSNRVDHIRLTSHPTPGGKLNFPIQWGAASARERGPVIGTVSRPQDRNVIGSHGGSYSVYRALAVSSGALDPIRRPDLTNTHPAATIGPFPQWSDPERIVSLDPWGHLVAENFATEIAEGIDIRPSIAITRARLDLPELKAAIDAGRLKHDDEVVHKNGSVSVVKIALDPVWYLPGIAKRFATTENNLRRQLFEQTAGMFPELVTRPDLQVFLPPIGGMTAYLFGDVTKLPDHRTKITCRVHDECNGSDVFGSDICTCRPYLIHGIEECARAGQEGGLGIIVYNRKEGRALGEVTKFLVYNARKRQEGGDAAAQYFERTECVAGVQDARFQQLMPDVIHWLGLKRIDRFVSMSDMKHDALTSQGIEIVERVPIPEELVPPDAHVEMAAKKAAGYYTAEPPPPDDLANSVGRPLEKY, translated from the coding sequence ATGACTCGCTCCAACCGGGTTGACCATATCCGGCTCACCTCGCATCCGACACCGGGCGGCAAACTCAACTTCCCGATCCAGTGGGGCGCGGCCAGCGCGCGCGAGCGCGGCCCGGTCATCGGCACGGTGTCCCGCCCGCAGGACCGCAACGTCATCGGCTCCCATGGCGGCTCTTATTCGGTCTACCGCGCGCTCGCGGTCTCCTCAGGCGCGCTCGACCCGATCCGGCGCCCCGATCTCACCAACACGCATCCGGCAGCTACCATCGGTCCCTTCCCGCAATGGAGCGATCCGGAGCGCATCGTCTCGCTCGATCCCTGGGGTCACCTGGTGGCCGAAAACTTCGCCACCGAAATCGCGGAAGGCATCGACATCCGCCCCAGCATCGCCATCACGCGCGCCCGGCTCGACCTGCCGGAACTGAAGGCGGCGATCGACGCCGGACGGCTGAAGCACGACGACGAAGTCGTTCACAAGAACGGCAGTGTTTCCGTGGTCAAGATCGCCCTCGATCCGGTCTGGTACCTGCCGGGTATCGCAAAGCGTTTTGCCACCACCGAAAACAACCTGCGCCGGCAGTTGTTCGAGCAGACCGCCGGCATGTTCCCTGAACTCGTCACGCGGCCGGACTTGCAGGTCTTCCTGCCGCCGATCGGCGGCATGACGGCCTACCTGTTCGGCGACGTCACCAAACTGCCGGACCATCGCACCAAGATCACCTGCCGGGTGCACGACGAATGCAACGGCTCCGACGTGTTCGGCTCCGACATCTGCACCTGCCGCCCCTATCTGATTCACGGAATCGAGGAGTGCGCGCGCGCTGGACAGGAAGGCGGTCTCGGCATCATCGTCTACAACCGCAAGGAAGGCCGCGCCCTCGGCGAGGTCACGAAATTCCTGGTCTATAACGCACGCAAGCGCCAGGAAGGCGGCGACGCCGCCGCGCAATATTTCGAGCGGACCGAATGCGTCGCCGGTGTGCAGGACGCGCGCTTCCAGCAATTGATGCCGGATGTGATTCACTGGCTCGGCCTCAAACGCATCGACCGTTTCGTCTCCATGAGCGACATGAAGCACGATGCGTTGACCAGCCAGGGAATCGAGATTGTCGAGCGCGTTCCGATACCTGAGGAACTCGTCCCGCCCGATGCGCATGTGGAGATGGCGGCGAAAAAGGCTGCCGGCTATTACACCGCCGAGCCGCCACCGCCGGATGATCTTGCCAACTCAGTCGGCCGCCCGCTTGAAAAATACTGA
- the upp gene encoding uracil phosphoribosyltransferase: MEGVTIVSHPLVQHKLTLLREKEASTKLFRELLKEIGMLLCYEVTHDLPTGDVEIETPLSPMKSPQLAGKKLVFAPVLRAGMTFAEGMLDLVPSARVAHIGLYREPETFVAVEYYFKAPNDLHERHVIVVSPVLATANTTVAAVDRLKEQGATDIRLVCLVAAPEGVERMRGIHPDVPIWLAAIDEGLDENGFILPGLGDAGDRAYGTK; encoded by the coding sequence ATGGAAGGCGTCACCATCGTTAGCCATCCGCTGGTACAGCACAAGCTGACGCTGCTCCGCGAAAAGGAAGCCTCGACCAAGTTGTTTCGCGAGTTGCTCAAGGAAATCGGGATGCTCCTCTGCTACGAGGTCACCCACGATCTGCCGACAGGCGATGTCGAAATCGAAACGCCGCTTTCGCCGATGAAGTCGCCGCAGCTAGCCGGTAAGAAGCTGGTATTTGCGCCGGTGCTGCGCGCCGGAATGACGTTTGCGGAAGGCATGCTCGATCTGGTGCCGAGCGCGCGGGTCGCTCATATCGGGCTTTATCGCGAGCCGGAGACATTTGTCGCCGTCGAATATTATTTCAAGGCGCCAAACGACCTGCATGAACGCCATGTCATCGTGGTCTCGCCGGTGCTCGCCACCGCGAACACCACGGTTGCGGCGGTCGATCGCTTGAAGGAGCAAGGCGCCACCGACATTCGCCTGGTGTGCCTGGTTGCAGCGCCGGAAGGCGTCGAGCGGATGCGCGGCATCCACCCGGACGTGCCGATCTGGCTTGCGGCGATCGACGAAGGGCTCGACGAGAACGGCTTCATCCTGCCGGGGCTGGGCGACGCCGGTGACCGCGCCTACGGCACCAAGTAG
- a CDS encoding URC4/urg3 family protein produces MKNTESDVAVPAAKSEASAALSLLSASAVRERAHRMLALALDDKLPNFRIHPDKMDSVVDLVLQTTREAYPSLDVPFHSRWRHFVVNGDNRWTAIANRVRWPDPASRARAEFDLAMVSVFLDAGAGPTWRYRDPKSGAAIGRSEGLALASLAMFEGGTFSANASEPLRADGEALASLSVNDVARGLQVSDGNPLVGLEGRVELLRSLGKLVVSRADIFGRHDAPRPGGLFDQLASRTENGRLPAPVILSELLQQLGPIWPSRLSLGGIALGDCWRHPSLTTDDATNGVVPLHKLSQWLAYSLIEPLQTAGIEVVDIDGLTGLAEYRNGGLFIDSGVLAFRDEKDAQREHEVSSALVVEWRALTVALLDRLADGVRKRLGLDAKSLPLAKVLEGGSWATGRRLARERRADASPPVKVISDGTVF; encoded by the coding sequence TTGAAAAATACTGAATCGGACGTGGCTGTGCCGGCGGCAAAATCGGAAGCGTCAGCGGCGTTGTCTCTCCTGAGCGCCTCCGCCGTGCGCGAGCGCGCCCATCGCATGCTGGCCCTGGCGCTCGACGACAAGCTGCCGAATTTCCGCATCCACCCCGACAAGATGGACAGCGTCGTCGATCTCGTTCTGCAAACGACGCGTGAGGCCTATCCGTCGCTCGACGTCCCCTTTCACTCGCGCTGGCGACACTTCGTCGTCAACGGCGACAACCGCTGGACGGCGATCGCAAATCGAGTGCGGTGGCCTGATCCCGCATCGAGGGCGCGTGCGGAGTTCGACCTTGCGATGGTCAGCGTCTTTCTGGATGCCGGCGCCGGGCCCACCTGGCGCTATCGCGATCCGAAGAGCGGCGCGGCCATCGGCCGTTCGGAAGGGTTGGCGTTGGCCAGCCTTGCGATGTTCGAAGGCGGCACATTCTCTGCGAACGCCAGCGAGCCGCTTCGCGCCGACGGCGAGGCACTTGCGAGCCTCTCCGTAAACGATGTCGCGCGCGGCTTGCAAGTTTCCGACGGCAATCCACTTGTCGGGCTCGAAGGCCGCGTCGAGCTCTTGCGCAGTCTCGGCAAACTCGTCGTCTCAAGAGCTGACATCTTCGGTCGGCACGACGCGCCGCGTCCCGGCGGACTGTTCGATCAACTGGCATCGCGCACCGAAAACGGCCGCCTGCCTGCCCCCGTCATCCTGTCCGAACTGTTGCAACAGCTCGGACCGATCTGGCCGTCGCGGCTGTCACTTGGTGGGATAGCGCTCGGCGACTGCTGGCGACATCCCTCGCTCACGACCGACGACGCAACGAACGGCGTCGTGCCGTTGCACAAGCTCTCGCAGTGGCTCGCCTACTCGCTGATCGAGCCGTTACAAACGGCCGGGATCGAGGTCGTCGATATCGACGGCCTGACGGGCCTTGCGGAATACCGCAATGGCGGACTGTTCATCGATTCCGGCGTGCTTGCGTTCCGCGACGAAAAGGACGCGCAACGCGAGCATGAGGTCTCCTCGGCCCTGGTAGTGGAATGGCGCGCACTGACGGTGGCGCTGCTCGACCGCCTCGCCGACGGCGTGCGAAAGCGGCTCGGGCTTGACGCCAAGTCATTGCCGCTCGCGAAGGTCCTCGAAGGCGGATCCTGGGCCACGGGCCGGCGGCTGGCGCGCGAACGCCGTGCCGACGCCTCGCCGCCGGTGAAGGTCATCAGCGACGGCACGGTATTTTAG
- a CDS encoding branched-chain amino acid ABC transporter ATP-binding protein/permease: protein MRTLAAVIAAALACTAAAAVCLLAPGYYAYLLGTLATTALAGIGLNVLLGLTGEVSLGQGGFLALGAYGVGILTTKAGLNFWEALPLAVLLVAAISAALSIPALRVTGPYLAMVTIAFGFIVESVSIEWRDLTGGSSGLVGIPSPFATGGTALMACAFCVAGLVLFYYLARSPIGLAMQALASAPAAARGVGIRPVAVRTAAFVLAAAAAGVAGGLQAALTGFIAPSSFPFSQSILFLLVVVVGGAGRTLGPLIGSAVVVFLPEALASLAEYRLLVFGAGLLIVLLAAPGGIAGALAHLVRPRKSLSPAKPDIDRALAHITGARGSLTAEGVRVAFGGVVAVAGVDMMASPGRVTSVIGPNGAGKTTLLNLMSGFQRPDAGTVRVGKQEITGFAAPDVARAGLARTFQTAQPFANLSVLDNVRLGLLRGAWRGQASEDLARALLALVGYAGSETRLAATLPHVDRRLVEIARALATSPAVLLLDEPAAGLNEADTARLGGLLQRLARAGLAVVLVEHDMSLVMSISDEIVVLDAGRRIAAGTPAVVRNDPAVKAAYLGTSMSTGSAAARAVGAPLLEVEGLNAGYGALAVLDNVSLKVGRGEVIALFGPNGAGKSTLMKALSGLIRPVSGSIKLDGKDLASLSAPQVARSGLILVPEGRQVFPQLTVAENLRLGATRRNDFSPAEIEAMLERFPRLRPRLHTAAGLLSGGEQQMLAVGRGLLAKPEVLLLDEPSLGLAPAVVAELFEQFTRLRDEGMTLLIVDQMADYALAIADRGYVLGGGRVVAQGSPSELRGAMLDDAYLGSAS, encoded by the coding sequence ATGAGGACGCTTGCTGCCGTCATTGCCGCGGCGCTCGCCTGCACCGCAGCCGCTGCAGTGTGTCTGCTGGCGCCCGGCTACTACGCCTATCTGCTCGGGACGCTTGCGACCACGGCGCTTGCGGGCATCGGCCTGAACGTGCTGCTGGGTCTCACCGGCGAAGTATCGCTCGGGCAGGGCGGCTTTCTGGCGCTTGGCGCCTATGGCGTTGGTATTCTCACCACCAAGGCCGGACTGAATTTCTGGGAAGCGCTGCCGCTCGCCGTGCTTCTGGTGGCGGCGATCTCGGCTGCACTGTCTATTCCGGCCCTTCGCGTCACCGGGCCTTACCTTGCGATGGTGACGATCGCGTTCGGCTTCATCGTCGAGTCCGTCTCGATCGAATGGCGCGACCTGACCGGCGGCTCCAGCGGGCTGGTCGGGATTCCCTCGCCATTTGCGACCGGAGGCACCGCGCTAATGGCGTGCGCCTTCTGCGTCGCCGGGCTTGTGCTGTTTTATTATCTTGCGCGCAGTCCGATCGGGCTGGCGATGCAGGCTTTGGCGTCGGCTCCGGCTGCCGCACGCGGCGTCGGGATCAGGCCGGTCGCCGTTCGCACCGCGGCTTTCGTGCTGGCCGCGGCTGCGGCGGGCGTCGCCGGCGGTTTGCAGGCCGCGCTGACCGGGTTCATCGCGCCGAGTTCATTCCCGTTCTCGCAATCGATCCTGTTTCTGCTGGTGGTGGTCGTTGGCGGCGCCGGGCGAACCCTCGGGCCGTTGATCGGATCGGCAGTGGTCGTGTTCCTGCCGGAGGCGCTCGCAAGCCTTGCCGAATATCGCCTGCTGGTGTTCGGTGCAGGCCTCCTGATCGTGTTGTTGGCCGCGCCGGGCGGCATTGCCGGCGCGCTGGCCCATCTCGTGCGGCCCAGAAAATCTCTTAGCCCGGCCAAGCCCGACATCGATCGCGCGCTCGCGCACATCACCGGCGCACGTGGCAGTCTCACCGCGGAAGGCGTACGGGTGGCGTTCGGCGGCGTGGTCGCGGTCGCAGGCGTCGACATGATGGCCTCACCTGGTCGCGTCACCAGCGTGATCGGCCCGAACGGCGCCGGCAAGACCACGCTGCTCAATCTGATGAGCGGCTTTCAGCGGCCCGATGCAGGAACCGTGCGGGTCGGCAAGCAGGAGATCACGGGCTTTGCCGCCCCCGACGTTGCGCGCGCCGGCCTCGCCCGGACCTTCCAGACCGCACAGCCGTTCGCGAATTTGAGCGTGCTCGACAACGTTCGGCTCGGCCTGTTGCGCGGCGCCTGGCGCGGCCAAGCGTCAGAGGATCTGGCGCGCGCGCTGCTGGCGCTCGTCGGCTATGCCGGATCCGAGACAAGGCTCGCCGCCACGCTGCCGCATGTCGACCGGCGTCTGGTCGAGATTGCGCGTGCGCTGGCGACCTCGCCCGCGGTACTGCTGCTCGACGAACCCGCGGCCGGCCTCAACGAGGCCGATACCGCCAGGCTTGGCGGTCTGTTGCAGCGGCTGGCCCGCGCCGGCCTCGCCGTCGTGTTGGTGGAACACGACATGTCGCTGGTGATGTCGATCTCCGATGAGATCGTGGTGCTCGATGCCGGACGCCGCATCGCGGCCGGAACGCCCGCAGTCGTCCGCAACGACCCCGCCGTCAAGGCAGCCTATCTCGGGACATCGATGTCGACGGGATCGGCCGCCGCGCGCGCCGTTGGTGCGCCTCTGCTCGAAGTCGAGGGGCTGAACGCGGGCTACGGCGCGTTGGCTGTGCTCGACAATGTCAGCCTCAAGGTCGGACGCGGCGAGGTGATCGCGCTGTTCGGGCCGAACGGCGCCGGCAAATCGACGCTGATGAAAGCGTTGAGCGGCCTGATTCGTCCTGTGAGCGGCAGCATCAAGCTCGACGGCAAGGACCTGGCGTCGCTCTCGGCGCCGCAGGTGGCGCGTTCCGGCCTGATCCTGGTGCCGGAAGGGCGGCAGGTGTTCCCGCAATTGACGGTTGCCGAGAACCTTCGCCTTGGCGCTACGCGCCGCAATGATTTCTCGCCCGCCGAAATCGAAGCCATGCTGGAGCGTTTCCCGCGGCTGCGCCCGCGCCTGCACACGGCGGCCGGTCTGCTCTCGGGCGGCGAGCAGCAGATGCTCGCGGTCGGGCGCGGGCTGTTGGCGAAGCCGGAAGTGTTGCTGCTCGATGAGCCATCGCTCGGCCTTGCGCCTGCCGTCGTCGCCGAACTGTTCGAACAGTTCACGCGGTTGCGGGACGAGGGCATGACCTTGCTGATCGTCGACCAGATGGCCGATTATGCGCTCGCCATCGCCGACCGCGGCTACGTGCTCGGCGGCGGCCGCGTCGTCGCACAGGGAAGCCCGTCGGAGCTGCGCGGCGCCATGCTCGACGACGCCTACCTTGGCTCTGCTTCTTGA
- a CDS encoding acylphosphatase: MQQKKAILATVTGNDQHVGFRAMIMKQAIEYNLAGSAKNGADGTVHFTLQGDSDRLDSALAAIRAGTKKSSNIEVSATQAAVDSDLSTFTVIDWTSTSRNITTPYTLIFSVRADDKEISRSEAKDVWHQILRTTLHGEDLQKLDDDH; this comes from the coding sequence ATGCAGCAGAAAAAAGCTATTTTGGCCACCGTCACCGGCAACGATCAGCATGTCGGTTTCCGGGCCATGATTATGAAGCAGGCGATAGAGTACAATCTTGCCGGATCCGCAAAGAACGGAGCAGACGGAACCGTTCATTTCACGCTGCAAGGCGACTCGGATCGGCTGGATTCGGCGCTTGCGGCTATTCGCGCGGGAACGAAGAAATCGTCGAATATAGAAGTCAGTGCAACTCAAGCCGCCGTAGACAGCGATTTGAGCACGTTTACGGTCATTGACTGGACATCAACAAGCCGAAACATAACCACTCCATATACTCTCATCTTTTCGGTGAGAGCCGATGATAAAGAGATATCCAGATCCGAGGCCAAAGACGTTTGGCATCAGATTTTGCGGACGACTCTGCACGGAGAAGATTTGCAGAAGTTAGACGACGACCATTGA
- a CDS encoding formamidase, which produces MNGLGGLNKSPNGVVIGLVQLQLPVVVTKADLAKQTERIVYMVGKARRNLGTMDLVVFPEYSLHGLSMDTNPAIMCRLDGPEVAAFKKACIDNKIWGCFSIMEYNPDGNPYNSGLIIDDHGEIKLYYRKFHPWIPVEPWEPGNVGIPVIEGPKGAKIALIICHDGMFPEMARECAYKGAEIMIRTAGYTAPIRESWRFTNQANSFQNLMVTANVCMCGSDGSFDSMGEGMIVNFDGSVLAHGTTGRVDEIITAEVRPDLVREARINWGVENNIYQLWHRGYVAVKRGAMDCPYTFMQDMVAGTYRLPWEDQVKITDGTSCGFAAPTRMFGAKNSKAAE; this is translated from the coding sequence ATGAACGGGCTCGGCGGACTGAACAAATCGCCCAACGGCGTCGTGATCGGGCTGGTGCAACTTCAACTGCCCGTGGTTGTGACCAAGGCCGACCTCGCCAAGCAGACCGAACGCATCGTCTACATGGTCGGCAAGGCCCGCCGCAATCTCGGCACCATGGACCTCGTGGTATTCCCGGAATACTCGCTGCATGGCCTGTCGATGGACACCAATCCCGCGATCATGTGCCGGCTCGACGGTCCGGAAGTCGCAGCCTTCAAGAAGGCCTGCATCGACAACAAGATCTGGGGCTGCTTCTCGATCATGGAGTACAACCCCGACGGCAATCCCTACAATTCCGGCCTGATCATCGACGACCACGGCGAGATCAAACTCTACTACCGCAAATTCCATCCCTGGATTCCGGTCGAGCCGTGGGAGCCCGGCAATGTCGGCATTCCCGTGATCGAGGGACCGAAGGGCGCCAAGATCGCGTTGATCATCTGCCACGACGGCATGTTCCCGGAGATGGCGCGGGAATGCGCCTATAAAGGCGCGGAGATCATGATCCGCACCGCGGGCTATACCGCCCCGATCCGGGAGAGCTGGCGCTTCACCAACCAGGCGAACTCGTTCCAGAACCTGATGGTCACGGCGAACGTCTGCATGTGCGGCTCGGACGGTTCGTTCGATTCGATGGGCGAAGGCATGATCGTCAATTTCGACGGCTCCGTTCTCGCCCATGGAACCACCGGGCGTGTCGACGAGATCATCACCGCCGAGGTGCGCCCCGATCTGGTGCGCGAAGCCCGCATCAACTGGGGCGTCGAGAACAACATCTATCAACTCTGGCACCGCGGCTATGTCGCGGTGAAACGCGGCGCGATGGATTGTCCCTACACGTTCATGCAGGACATGGTCGCAGGCACTTACCGGCTTCCCTGGGAAGATCAGGTCAAGATCACCGACGGCACGTCCTGCGGCTTCGCCGCGCCGACCCGGATGTTCGGCGCCAAGAATAGCAAGGCGGCGGAGTGA
- a CDS encoding amidohydrolase family protein has protein sequence MDLIVRDARILRDGELVKTDIAVQGKTIAAVAPALTADGPELKAEGCLVVPGLIETHIHLDKTCILDRCRIEEGTVAEAVRETAAAKRGFTVEDTYERGKKTLERCISHGTMRMRTHVELDPGIGLIGLDAVEQLARDYAWAIDVEICVFPQEGMTNYPGTEELLIEGLRRGARAIGAVPYFDTDPRKQIDRIFEIAREFDAEIDMHLDLAETTQNMQVEYVCRKTEEFDRGGRVAVGHVTQMSLLPPERFNEIAARLANAGVAVTILPATDLHLMGRSHDHAVPRGVVPAEPLRKAGVTCSISTNNVLNPFTPYGDGSLIRMANLYANVCHVSRPADLAGCLDMITESSARLMRLGDYGIKAGAPADLVCLDAANPTNAVATLAQPLWGFKRGRKSFTRPRVQIHRHAH, from the coding sequence ATGGATCTGATTGTCCGGGACGCGCGCATCCTGCGCGACGGCGAACTCGTCAAGACAGATATTGCCGTTCAGGGCAAGACGATCGCGGCCGTTGCGCCGGCGTTGACCGCCGATGGTCCTGAGCTGAAAGCTGAAGGCTGTCTTGTCGTTCCCGGCCTGATCGAAACGCACATCCATCTCGACAAGACCTGTATCCTCGATCGTTGCCGGATCGAGGAGGGCACGGTCGCTGAAGCCGTTCGTGAAACCGCAGCCGCCAAGCGCGGCTTTACCGTCGAAGACACCTACGAACGCGGTAAGAAGACGCTGGAACGTTGCATTTCGCACGGTACGATGCGGATGCGGACCCATGTCGAACTGGACCCCGGCATCGGGTTGATCGGCCTCGATGCGGTCGAACAGCTTGCGCGCGACTACGCCTGGGCGATCGACGTCGAGATCTGCGTGTTTCCGCAGGAAGGCATGACGAATTATCCCGGCACGGAAGAACTGCTGATCGAGGGCTTGCGCCGCGGCGCGCGCGCGATCGGTGCGGTGCCTTATTTCGACACCGATCCGCGCAAGCAGATCGATCGTATCTTCGAAATCGCGCGGGAGTTCGATGCAGAGATCGACATGCACCTCGATCTCGCCGAGACCACGCAGAACATGCAGGTCGAATATGTCTGCCGAAAAACCGAGGAATTCGATCGCGGCGGCAGGGTCGCAGTCGGCCATGTCACGCAGATGTCGCTGCTGCCGCCGGAGCGTTTCAATGAAATCGCGGCGCGATTGGCCAATGCCGGCGTGGCGGTGACGATCCTGCCCGCGACCGACCTGCACCTGATGGGCCGTTCCCACGACCACGCCGTGCCGCGCGGCGTCGTTCCGGCCGAGCCGCTGCGTAAGGCCGGTGTGACCTGTTCGATCTCGACCAACAACGTGCTCAATCCGTTCACGCCGTATGGCGATGGCTCGTTGATCCGGATGGCTAATCTCTACGCCAATGTCTGCCATGTCTCGCGCCCGGCGGATCTCGCGGGCTGCCTCGACATGATTACGGAATCCTCGGCGCGGTTGATGCGGCTTGGCGACTACGGCATCAAGGCCGGCGCACCGGCCGATCTCGTTTGCCTCGATGCCGCCAATCCGACGAACGCGGTGGCAACGCTGGCGCAGCCGTTATGGGGTTTCAAACGCGGCCGCAAGTCATTCACCCGGCCACGCGTGCAGATTCATCGTCACGCGCATTAG
- a CDS encoding amidohydrolase family protein: MLSRRQIIASPFAAGLALASHKATAQTAKRAIVDAQVHLWKAESEDWKWVPGSKPQMPEPFTIEKLVPLMDEAGVDRVVIVPPSWIGERNDYGLEAARRYPNRFAVMGRIALQNPQSAALLPKWKEQPGMLGIRVSLLSDVNVGWLTDGTADWFWPAAEKAGIPVMFLVPGQLSIFARIAERYPQLTLIIDHMGMNSSSRTNRITEIPAAIDQAVALAKFPNVSVKLSGAPGNSLEPYPFRDMTVYLQRLFDAYGPERCYWGTDITNSFAKASYRQRVTHFTEELGFLSESDKDWVMGRAILARLKWA; encoded by the coding sequence ATGTTGTCTCGCCGGCAAATCATTGCCTCGCCGTTCGCCGCTGGTTTGGCGCTGGCATCGCATAAGGCGACTGCGCAGACCGCCAAGCGCGCCATTGTCGATGCCCAGGTGCATCTGTGGAAGGCGGAATCGGAGGATTGGAAATGGGTCCCCGGCTCGAAGCCGCAAATGCCCGAGCCGTTCACGATCGAGAAGCTCGTGCCGCTGATGGATGAGGCTGGCGTGGATCGGGTCGTCATCGTGCCGCCGTCCTGGATCGGTGAGCGCAACGACTACGGTCTCGAGGCGGCAAGACGTTATCCCAATCGCTTCGCCGTGATGGGCCGGATCGCATTGCAGAATCCGCAATCCGCCGCGCTGCTGCCGAAATGGAAGGAACAGCCTGGAATGCTCGGCATCCGTGTCAGCTTGCTCAGCGATGTCAACGTGGGTTGGCTGACGGACGGGACGGCCGACTGGTTCTGGCCCGCAGCCGAGAAGGCGGGAATCCCCGTCATGTTTCTTGTTCCGGGACAGCTATCGATATTTGCCCGTATCGCCGAGCGCTACCCACAGCTCACGCTCATCATCGACCACATGGGCATGAACTCTTCGAGCCGTACCAACAGGATCACCGAGATCCCGGCGGCGATCGATCAGGCCGTTGCGCTCGCCAAATTTCCAAACGTCAGCGTCAAATTGTCGGGTGCGCCCGGCAACTCGCTTGAACCCTACCCATTCCGCGACATGACGGTGTACCTGCAGCGCTTGTTCGACGCCTATGGTCCTGAGCGCTGCTATTGGGGTACCGACATCACAAACTCGTTCGCGAAGGCCAGCTACCGCCAACGCGTCACCCATTTTACCGAAGAACTTGGCTTCCTGTCGGAAAGTGACAAGGACTGGGTTATGGGACGCGCGATCCTCGCGCGTCTGAAATGGGCCTGA